The Salvia miltiorrhiza cultivar Shanhuang (shh) chromosome 1, IMPLAD_Smil_shh, whole genome shotgun sequence genome has a window encoding:
- the LOC131008562 gene encoding probable transcriptional regulator SLK2, protein MALDAFLDSGSLPMALPVNGAEGILEALISDSSLKNEEHFGYILSLVQINQNPGSNIQNSTILGRSSTSRIGIGHDAAVAVANPTLPAGTYLQSHSNTTLEPYISLPVSFPSDDGLVNVSYNCDIFSQLCRAREEESNKQKLEGAVGSTDLCKTKRQCNQNSVPARMQREPGILAPVLKKPRLHVGQGNIQQQQQQESIQELLLKELDCNPQLKKQLPKQKMRILLHDQGNQQETSAPLLDGGICSRRLKQYLYHMRSNTHDNGISYWKKFVSEYYAPGSKKSWCFSKYGNIKLQTAGVFCPKSMGTYGCQICGLKSGKGLEATSETFPRLFKMKFESGMLDEILYIDSPRAHKVHNGLVLEYGKAIQASVYETFRVVHNGKLRVVFGNDLKILSWEFCIENHEEYLLQTLFTPQVKQLVQAVEKYQDIQNCVSSRASLLDLQRVCDMCVSAGIQTVRNMELPLVNDLGYPKRFIRCLQISEVVDSMKDLMAFSQDTKLGAIECLNNYSRGRNIHHQGTLLPVDDDQNSPVLYTNGCSMSENGVVSGLKSLGLAFIGQNSSTIMAFEQSFDSHFHKEVAATYLPRSQASERGQASVDKMLLEMLAASRGRIVQDSHKRPDDDQTCATSKKPRCSEGSNAATAQHLYGHCLLRERFFATKSAVISPTTNGVYRHRIYREAAFCVRAVDLCHRELELGGVAGSEHDKIANVIVDPSPRLSQVVLLLIPAVDVLEAAAPQPLAQLQAEEETVFSCWEWEVNVPINLKPPYVLEICY, encoded by the exons ATGGCTTTGGATGCTTTTCTGGATTCCGGCAGCCTACCTATGGCATTGCCTGTTAACGGGGCTGAAGGGATTCTGGAGGCACTAATCTCGGACAGCTCACTCAAAAATGAAGAGCATTTCGGTTATATTCTCAGTCTTGTCCAAATAAACCAAAATCCAGGTTCAAATATTCAGAATTCAACAATTCTAGGAAGATCTTCGACTTCAAGAATCGGTATAGGCCATGATGCTGCCGTTGCAGTCGCAAACCCAACTCTCCCAGCTGGTACTTATTTGCAGAGTCATAGCAACACTACTCTGGAGCCTTACATCAGCCTACCCGTGTCATTTCCAAGTGATGACGGTCTTGTCAATGTTTCTTATAACTGTGATATATTTTCTCAGTTATGTCGAGCCAGAGAAGAAGAGAGTAATAAGCAGAAATTAGAAGGTGCTGTAGGCTCTACTGATTTATGCAAGACTAAACGACAATGTAATCAGAATTCAGTTCCCGCTAGAATGCAACGGGAGCCGGGAATTCTTGCTCCGGTTCTGAAGAAACCAAGACTCCATGTCGGCCAAGGGAacatccagcagcagcagcagcaggagagTATTCAGGAATTGCTGTTGAAGGAATTAGACTGCAACCCACAGCTTAAG AAACAGCTGCCAAAACAAAAAATGAGAATACTGCTGCACGACCAGGGTAATCAACAAGAGACTTCTGCTCCATTACTTGACGGTGGCATTTGTTCTCGGAGATTGAAGCAGTATCTATATCATATGAGAAGTAACACACAT GACAATGGCATTTCCTATTGGAAGAAGTTTGTTTCTGAGTACTATGCTCCCGGTTCAAAGAAAAGTTGGTGTTTCTCTAAATATGGAAATATTAAGCTGCAAACTGCTGGTGTTTTCTGCCCAAAATCCATG GGCACGTATGGCTGTCAAATATGTGGTCTAAAATCGGGGAAGGGACTCG AGGCAACCTCCGAAACGTTTCCTAGGCTGTTCAAGATGAAGTTTGAGAGTGGTATGCTCGATGAGATCCTGTACATCGATTCACCCCGAGCACATAAAGTACATAATGGACTAGTCCTGGAGTACGGGAAAGCCATTCAAGCGAGTGTGTATGAAACATTTCGTGTTGTTCACAATGGTAAACTTCGTGTTGTTTTCGGGAATGACTTGAAG ATATTGTCCTGGGAATTTTGTATCGAAAATCATGAGGAATATCTGCTCCAAACATTGTTTACTCCTCAG GTGAAGCAATTGGTTCAGGCAGTTGAGAAATATCAAGATATCCAAAATTGTGTCTCGTCTAGAGCCTCGTTGCTGGATCTACAAAGAGTTTGTGACAT GTGTGTATCAGCTGGGATTCAAACAGTGAGGAACATGGAACTCCCGCTTGTGAATGATTTGGGGTACCCCAAGCGATTTATCCGGTGCTTGCag ATCTCCGAAGTCGTTGATAGCATGAAAGATCTCATGGCATTCAGTCAGGACACAAAACTGGGAGCGATTG AGTGCTTAAACAACTATTCGCGAGGAAGGAACATCCATCACCAAGGAACGCTACTACCTGTGGACGATGATCAGAATTCACCAGTGCTGTACACAAATGGCTGCTCGATGTCTGAAAATGGAGTGGTTTCAGGACTCAAGAGCTTAGGTTTGGCTTTCATCGGGCAAAACTCCTCAACTATCATGGCTTTCGAGCAATCTTTCGACTCTCATTTTCACAAAGAGGTAGCTGCCACATACTTGCCGAGGTCCCAAGCTTCTGAACGCGGTCAAGCTTCAGTCGACAAGATGCTCCTTGAGATGTTGGCTGCCAGCAGGGGAAGGATCGTGCAGGACAGTCACAAGAGGCCGGATGATGACCAAACATGTGCAACGAGCAAGAAACCTCGTTGCAGTGAGGGCTCTAATGCCGCCACTGCACAG CATCTATACGGTCACTGCCTACTTAGGGAGAGATTCTTCGCAACAAAAAGCGCTGTAATCTCTCCCACTACCAACGGGGTATATCGCCACAGAATCTACAGAGAGGCCGCCTTTTGTGTGCGTGCAGTCGATCTGTGTCATCGAGAACTTGAGCTTGGTGGAGTTGCAGGAAGCGAGCACGACAAAATCGCCAACGTGATAGTAGATCCATCTCCCAGGCTCTCTCAAGTGGTACT GCTTCTTATCCCAGCCGTGGACGTGCTCGAGGCGGCGGCGCCCCAGCCTCTTGCCCAACTGCAGGCGGAAGAAGAGACTGTATTTTCCTGCTGGGAGTGGGAAGTCAATGTCCCCATAAACCTCAAGCCACCATATGTGTTGGAGATATGCTACTGA
- the LOC130985120 gene encoding plant UBX domain-containing protein 8-like yields the protein MARPDQEAIDTFISITGVSEAAAVRKLEEHHGSLNEAVNAHFTEGDRNIVQEASFGVPGDNIMDIDDPIQVEPPRPHSSLPPFARDVNHSSSIEPNFRTSLIDSVTGIAPDKVKDGTGTSAQSGSAPNDGDDDDENIPNLGRITDIEGHAIRSSSDQHGPTAPTVIDVPDDSYDIEEEMIQAAIEASRQDAAMPNQQYDHLDPGDPIQSVQSNREDAEISHAVSLSLQTAEKDEVLEELEGQVGASQQETQKSSSDEMGRITSSDGRLPRLEIGSTSVQYENEDVEERQLVRHRRRRMTSSSTDATIDAEGAEVNPPSSRPPNNNAHHSEEQNGGVFPSDEWGGISSVEHDEAVMLEAAMFGGVPEGIGYHFPHAPHRMMQNGLHGDVGPNPWSIPRPPSPSLTAQRLIREQQDDEYLAALQADREKELKAKEEAEAALAEEIRKDDELRRQLQEEEEIKRQLAAKEAALPKEPTPDDENAITLLVRMPDGSRRGRRFQKSDKLQYLLDFIDVGRGVKPGSYRLVRPYPRRAFSDGESSSTLSELGLTSKQEALYLELI from the exons ATGGCGAGACCTGATCAAGAAGCAATCGACACTTTCATAAGCATCACCGGTGTTTCTGAAGCGGCAGCCGTTCGAAAATTGGAG GAGCATCATGGCAGCCTCAACGAAGCTGTTAATGCGCATTTCACTGAAGGGGATAGAAACAT AGTCCAAGAGGCATCTTTTGGTGTTCCTGGGGACAACATTATGGATATTGATGATCCAATTCAAGTCGAGCCCCCTAGACCACATTCTTCCTTGCCACCATTTGCTAGAGATGTGAATCATTCTTCTTCCATTGAACCCAACTTCAGAACAAGTCTAATTGATAGTGTTACTGGTATTGCGCCAGACAAGGTTAAAGATGGCACTGGAACATCAGCTCAGTCTGGTAGTGCTCCTAATGATGGTGATGACGACGACGAAAACATTCCAAATTTAGGACGTATTACTGACATAGAGGGGCATGCTATTCGAAGCAGTTCTGATCAACATGGACCAACTGCTCCCACAGTTATAGATGTGCCTGACGATAGCTATGATATAGAGGAGGAGATGATACAGGCTGCAATTGAGGCTTCAAGGCAGGATGCTGCTATGCCAAATCAACAATATGACCATCTG GATCCTGGGGATCCCATTCAGTCCGTACAGTCTAATAGAGAGGATGCAGAGATTTCACATGCAGTTTCCCTCTCATTGCAG ACTGCAGAGAAGGACGAAGTGCTCGAGGAGCTAGAAGGACAAGTTGGTGCTTCTCAACAGGAGACTCAGAAGTCATCATCAGATGAAATGGGGAGGATAACATCTTCAGATGGAAG GCTACCTCGGTTGGAGATAGGAAGTACATCTGTCCAATATGAAAATGAAGATGTTGAAGAGAGGCAACTAGTCAGGCACAGGAGAAGGCGCATGACTTCCAGTTCTACTGACGCAACAATAGATGCCGAAGGAGCTGAAGTTAACCCACCTTCAAGTCGTCCGCCAAATAATAATGCTCATCACTCGGAGGAGCAAAATGGAGGTGTTTTCCCTTCTGATGAG TGGGGTGGCATCTCATCTGTGGAGCACGACGAAGCTGTAATGCTTGAGGCTGCAATGTTTGGTGGAGTACCCGAAGGAATTGGATATCATTTTCCTCATGCTCCTCATCGGATGATGCAGAATGGCTTACACGGAGATGTGGGTCCTAACCCCTGGAGTATACCTCGTCCTCCATCACCTTCTCTTACTGCTCAGAGATTGATACGAGAACAACAG GATGATGAATATCTTGCTGCATTACAAGCTGACAGGGAGAAGGAATTGAAGGCTAAGGAAGAAGCTGAAGCTGCTCTTGCTGAAGAGATACGCAAGGACGATGAATTGCGCAGGCAACTGCAGGAAGAAGAG GAAATCAAGAGGCAATTAGCAGCAAAAGAAGCTGCCCTTCCTAAGGAACCAACACCAGATGATGAGAATGCTATCACACTTCTTGTGCGGATGCCTGATGGAAGTAGGAGAGGAAGACGTTTTCAGAAGTCGGACAAGCTGCAG TATCTCCTTGACTTCATTGATGTCGGCAGAGGGGTCAAACCAGGAAGCTATAGATTG GTGAGACCCTATCCCAGGCGAGCTTTCAGCGATGGAGAGAGCAGCTCAACGTTGAGCGAACTGGGTCTGACCAGCAAACAAGAAGCCTTGTATCTGGAGTTAATATAG
- the LOC131008576 gene encoding uncharacterized protein LOC131008576, giving the protein MEHQHIAKKGKGLISSFFKKRDRQDTQDNGDSLEPSNSTMAAGNQTNQSPSPPMEQNSVTCIERDPGKRKQLCEYSVNARDDIRRAYLKAGPYQPKMEAYPVTKFGTQNRSFQKRWFDKFHWLEYSLSTNKAYCFYCFLFISEVNLPGSSALVKEGFDNWKRINQGKNCAFLTHVGSAATSPHTMCLRRAEDLMRPVGHIDKVMHSQTIIEKERNRLRLKTSITSLRWLALQGCAFRGHDESSSSSNRGNFIELVKAFANMNKEVNEVVLDNAPKNAQFIAPEIQKELLNIMANRVRQMIREEVGDKYFCILVDEAQDISKQEQMAIILRFVNDHGILTERFFAIKSVSDTTSLTLKKEICRVISHHDLHVEKMRGQGYDGASNMRGSWNGLQALFLRDCPYAYYIHCFAHRLQLAIVSAAKDIGVVWEFISHLDNVVNIITSSPKRVSQLHAAQRNEIQSLLAAEELVSGSGANQIGNLQRAGATRWSSHYNSVRSLIGMYPATCKVFECLIEHSQNERSKAEVQGVYKNMASFEFVFTLHLMHRIMRVTDSLCQILQRKVQDILAAIAFVSTTKTILQEFRESGWEEFFEEVKVFCLKNDIDVPDLGSPYKVGRSRGQTTIEHHYHFDVFNGAIDYILMELNTRFNDVSIELLSLSVALDPKNAFESFDSDNICKLARKFYPEDFTDQDIVSLEYELRHYKHDVIVMQEFQVSTLVELSQLLAKSERSKVYVMLTRLIHLILTLPVSTATTERAFSAMKHVKTALRNKMGDDLLEDSLMLYIERDFVKHIDIDSVIDEFYVLKSRRAQLM; this is encoded by the coding sequence atggaGCATCAACATATTgcaaagaaaggaaaaggacTTATATCATCTTTCTTTAAGAAACGTGATCGTCAAGATACTCAAGACAATGGAGATAGCTTGGAACCTTCAAATTCAACCATGGCCGCTGGAAATCAAACTAATCAATCTCCTTCACCTCCTATGGAGCAAAATTCAGTTACATGTATTGAGCGTGATCCGGGTAAAAGGAAACAATTGTGTGAATATTCTGTTAATGCACGAGATGATATAAGACGTGCATATCTAAAAGCTGGGCCTTATCAACCGAAAATGGAAGCGTATCCTGTTACAAAGTTTGGCACTCAAAATCGTAGCTTTCAGAAGAGATGGTTTGATAAGTTTCATTGGCTGGAGTATTCGCTTTCCACAAATAAGGCATATTGTTTCTATTGCTTTCTTTTCATCAGTGAAGTTAATCTGCCTGGCTCTTCTGCATTAGTCAAGGAAGGATTTGACAATTGGAAAAGAATAAATCAAGGAAAAAATTGTGCATTCCTTACTCATGTTGGTTCTGCAGCTACATCACCACATACTATGTGCTTAAGACGTGCAGAAGATTTGATGAGACCAGTTGGGCATATAGACAAAGTGATGCATTCTCAAACGATTATTGAGAAGGAGAGGAATCGACTGCGCTTGAAGACCTCGATCACAAGCCTCCGATGGCTTGCACTTCAAGGTTGTGCTTTTAGAGGTCATGATGAGTCTTCATCTTCATCGAATCGTGGGAATTTTATTGAATTGGTGAAGGCTTTTGCAAATATGAATAAGGAGGTAAATGAAGTTGTTCTTGATAATGCTCCGAAAAATGCCCAATTTATTGCTCCAGAAATTCAAAAAGAGCTTTTGAATATTATGGCCAACAGAGTACGTCAAATGATTCGTGAAGAAGTTGGagataaatatttttgtattctTGTTGATGAAGCACAAGATATCTCCAAGCAAGAGCAAATGGCCATTATCTTGAGGTTTGTCAATGATCATGGAATTTTAACTGAACGTTTTTTTGCAATTAAAAGTGTTAGTGACACCACTTCATTAACTTTGAAAAAAGAGATATGTCGTGTTATTTCTCATCATGATCTACATGTTGAGAAAATGAGAGGTCAGGGATATGATGGTGCTAGTAATATGCGTGGTTCATGGAATGGACTTCAGGCTTTATTTCTTAGAGATTGCCCATATGCCTATTATATCCATTGTTTTGCGCATCGACTGCAATTGGCAATAGTTTCTGCAGCTAAAGATATTGGTGTTGTTTGGGAGTTCATTTCTCACTTAGATAATGTTGTTAACATTATAACTTCTTCACCAAAGCGTGTCTCTCAACTACACGCTGCTCAAAGAAATGAAATTCAGAGTTTATTGGCTGCAGAAGAGCTTGTTTCTGGAAGTGGTGCCAATCAAATTGGTAATTTGCAGCGAGCTGGAGCTACTCGTTGGAGTTCACACTATAACTCCGTGAGGAGTTTGATAGGTATGTATCCTGCAACTTGTAAAGTGTTTGAATGTCTCATTGAACATTCTCAAAATGAAAGATCTAAGGCCGAAGTTCAAGGAGTTTACAAAAATATGGCAAGCTTTGAATTTGTATTCACATTACACCTAATGCATAGGATTATGCGAGTTACTGATTCTCTTTGTCAGATTCTTCAAAGAAAAGTTCAAGATATTTTGGCTGCTATTGCTTTTGTCTCTACTACTAAAACTATTCTTCAAGAATTCAGAGAAAGTGGCTGGGAAGAATTTTTCGAAGAAGTTAAGGTCTTTTGCTTGAAGAATGATATTGATGTCCCCGATTTAGGATCTCCATACAAGGTTGGTCGTTCTCGTGGGCAAACTACAATTGAACATCATTATCATTTTGATGTTTTCAATGGAGCAATAGATTACATCTTGATGGAGTTGAATACAAGGTTTAATGATGTGTCAATTGAATTGCTTTCTCTCAGTGTGGCCTTAGATCCTAAAAATGCTTTTGAATCATTCGACAGTGATAATATTTGCAAGCTTGCAAGGAAATTCTATCCTGAAGATTTCACTGATCAAGATATTGTTTCATTAGAATATGAGTTGAGACATTATAAGCACGATGTGATAGTGATGCAAGAGTTTCAAGTTTCTACACTTGTTGAGTTGAGTCAACTACTTGCTAAGAGCGAAAGGTCGAAGGTCTATGTTATGTTAACTAGATTGATTCATCTCATTTTGACGCTGCCTGTTTCTACTGCTACAACTGAACGAGCATTTTCTGCAATGAAACATGTGAAGACGGCACTTCGTAACAAGATGGGGGATGATTTACTTGAAGATTCATTAATGCTTTATATTGAGAGAGATTTTGTTAAACATATAGATATAGACTCAGTTAttgatgaattttatgtattgaAATCTCGCAGGGCACAACTTATGTGA